Genomic DNA from Bosea sp. Tri-49:
GGCTTCCTTTGCCGCCTGCAAGTTCTCTTGGGCGATCTTTCGCTCGGTCAAATCCCGCGTGATCTTGGCGTAAGCGAGCAGTTCGCCCGTGCGGGTATCGAACACCGGGTCTATAATGACGTGCGCCCAAAACGTTGTTCCGTCTTTGCGGACTCGCCAGCCTTCGTTTTCAAATCGCCCCTGAGTTCTGGCCGTTTCCAGCGCCCGAGCGGGAAGGCCGGTCGCTTTGTCGTTTTCTGTATAAAATCGCGAAAAATGCTGTCCTAGAATCTCACTCTCGCGGTATCCCTTAAAGCGTTCGGCACCGGGGTTCCAACTCGTTACGAACCCGCCGCTATCCAGCATGTAGATGGCGTAGTCGGTTATCGCGTCGATAAGGATGCGATACCTGTCATCCGCCAAGTCGTTTTTGAAGGTCATATCCGGTTCCTGCGGTGACCTCCTATAACTGATATGCCGGTGCTCCGTTCCGACCTCAACCAAATGGGTCCCCGTGACGATCGCCGCACTACCACGACAATGACCCGCAGATGGAACCGGGCAAGGTAAGGTTTCGCACGTCTTGAACAGGACTTTGCTCAAGGTCCCGCGCAGTCCATCGTAGCTATGTCCGCTGCGTTATTGGATTGGGTAGCGATACCGACGCAAGGCTAGAAGTCGACCTCGCCGCCGAGATCGAACGGGACATCGCCCTCTAGCAATGCTTAGTGAGCAAGGTTGTTCAGAGTTTCGGGCGCGCCATCGAAAGCGAAAGGATTGAGGAACTGTCGTCGCCAGAACAATTCTCTGTCGACGACGCTCAATGTCGCCTCGTCGCACACCGCCTGCCATTGCTCCTTGATGGTCGAGATCTGCGTTGCCGCGATCGCGGTCGCTTCCTCGCGAGACAAAAGGAAACTCGGCGCGGCATCCAGGCACATCGCGATCTGGCTGAAGCGTCGGTTGCCGTCGATCAACATGGCCTGGCTGGCTTCCCGACCGGTGCGGCCCTGCGGACAGATATCGTAGGCCGGCGTCAGCGACAGCGTGCTGCCATTCCAGAACGCAGCATGATTGCGCGCATGGTCGTCGGTATTGCCGCACAGGATGTTGAACGTGAGGCGCGAGAACAACTCGCGCAATGTCGGCTTGGGATCGGTGAAGCGATGCCGGATGATCGTCGCTAGCTCTTGATAGCTGGCATAGCGCGCCATCATCTCGTCGAGGCCGAGAAGGGTGAGGGCCGAGACCATCGCGAGGCGCTCCCAGCCAGCGTTGATCTTGCGCCGATCGAAGCGCCGGATCAGAAGCACGTCCTTGCCTGCGACATGCGCGAGCCGGACCGGGGCCGTGTCGATGCCGACGAGCGCCGCCAGCCGCATTGCGATGAATTCCGCCTTCACGACGCTGTAGACGTCGGTCTGCGAAGAGAATTTGGCAATGTACTTCTCGTCACCGTCATCGATGAGAGCCTTCGGCCGTGCGCCGCCGATCGAGCTGCCGTGCAGCAGGGCGGCGTCCAGTTCCGGCGGGAGCGGCACACCTTCTTCCACCAGCCGCGCGGCGTTCAGCAATTCCTCCAACGGCGCGGCGGACGCGGAGCGCGGCACATATCTCGAGGCCGATATCTGGAAGTCGAGCCCACCAACCTTGTCGGACCCTGAATCCAGCAGATAGATGAGCTCATCGAGATCGGCTGTGTCGGCTGCGCCCCCCTTTGCTCCCAATCGTCGATTGATGATGACGCGGCGGCCCCAGGCATCCGGCGCAGCATCACGCAGGCAATTGGGCATCGACAGTCCTGCCGGAAGCGGCAGGACGCCTGCGCGCAAGGGAAGCTCTGGTGCGTAGAGCGAGACCGCGTCTTCGCGGGCGAGATAGCTGCGGCCGTAGTTGAACAGGAAGTTGCTGCCCTCGCGGGCGAGGCGACCCGCGACCACAGGCTGCGTCTGTCCTGGCAACCAAGCCCAGACATACGCCTCCGCATAGCGCTGTTCAGAAGTCATCCTTCACCTTTCCCGAGGGGCGTACTGATTTGGGCAGCAAGGCGAGCATGGCATTGTTCGCGGACAGATGAGCTGCCATCGTCGGTTGATCGGCATCGAACAGGCGCACCCCGATAATGGCGGCGATCTCGAATACCGCGCCGATTGCGGAGCCGGGGTCGCCGCGCTCGATTCTCTGAACGAGACCGCGTGAGATCCCCGCGCGGTCAGCGAGCTCCTGGGTGGTCAGCTTCCGCTCGATCCGCGCGCGCCGGATCATCTGGGCCAGCAGCTTCAGTGCGTCGTGGCTGTAGGAGGAATAGGCCCTTGTTACTGGCTTTGCCATTGATCTGGTCCATAAACAGCCCGCGAATTAATTTCACGGCCCGTTAATGGCTCATTAGGCGAGCCGTCGACTGTAAACAACCCATGTTATGCGAATTGGTTCATAAATAGCCCATATATCACTTATATGGTCTAATAATGGATCATCGTTAGGTGCGGGGTGCGAAAAGGTTCACCTCGTACACGGAAGGTCGGGGATACAGCCCCGCCTCCTTGTCTGCCGCGAGGTGGAGCTCATAGACTAGAAGGCCCAAAGGAAGCCACCTGGGCTCGCCAGCGCCGGGCTAACCGCGGCGCGCTGCCGCCGCATCTGCCGCGGATCGAGATGATAGTGGACATCGAGAGCGACACTTGTCCTTGCTGTTCCGGCAAGCTCCATCGCATCGGCGAGGATGTAAGCCGAGCGCAACGACATCGTGCCCGGCCAGTTCCGTGTGCTCGTGCTGCGCCGCCCGAAATATGCCTGCCGGTCCTGCGAGGACGTCGTGTCCGGCCCCGGCGCGGTTGATCGAGGGCGGGATCGCGACCGAGGCGACAGTCGCCCATCTGCTGGTCTCGAAATACGCCGATCATCTGCCGCTGTATCGTCAGGCTCAGATCTATGCGCGCCAGCGCGTCGTACTCGATCGCTCGACGCTGGCCGACTGGGTCGGGCGCGCCGCCTTCCTGTTGCGGCCCGTGCATGAACGGATGCTGGCGGCGCTGAAGAGCTCGTCCAAGCTGTTCGCGGACGAGCCCACAGCGGCCTGCGCTCGATCCCGGCCAGGGCCGGACGAAGGCGGGCCAGCTCTGGGCTCTTGCCCGAGAAACCGGCCCGGGGGCGGCGCCGGATCCACCCGGCGTCGTCTGTGTCTATGCTCCCCACTGCAAGGCGGAACGGCCGATCGCTCAACTCGCCGGCTTCCGCGGCATCCTCCAGGTCGAGGCTACTGCGGCTACAAGGTGTTGGCCGAACGCGGCGAGGTTCGCCTGGCCCTATCTGACCCTGTGCCGGCAGAGTTCATAGCTGGGACCACTCTCCAGCGATTTCGGACGCCCCTGGAGCGGTGGTACGTCCACATGCCCCAACGCGCAATTTTGGCCCGTTGCGGACGTTCGGTATGTCCGCTTCCGGATGGTCCCAGTTTGGCGCGGGCAGGACCAGCGCGCCGGCAATTTTTCACGCTGCGGTTACGCTGCTCCAGTTCGCTCCCAGGTGATGGAACTCAGCGCTCCAGGAACATCCGGCTCGCATGGTCGGTGAACGGCTTGGTCAGGAACGAGAGCGCCTTGCGCTCTTCGGTGGTGATCATCACCTCGACCGGCATTCCCGGCAGGAGCTTGCGGTCGCCGAGCACGGCGATATCCCCTTCGATCTGGACCTCGCACGTATAGTAGTTTTGGCCGGTTGCGGCGTCCTTGGTGGTGGCCGGCGAGACATGGCTGACCCTGCCGGGGATTTCGGGCGTCGTGTTGCGGTTGAAGGCTGAGAAGCGCAGGCGCGCGGCTTGACCGGGTTTGACCTGGTCGATGTCGGCGGGCGCGATACGCACCTCGATCGTCAATTTCGTCCCGGTGGGAACGATGGTGGCGAGCCGCGCCGCCGGGGTGATGACGCCGCCGATGGTGAAGATCGTCATTTCGTTGACCGTCCCTGCGATCGGGGATCGGATCTCGGTGCGCGACAGCCGGTCTTCGCCGGCGACGCGGCGGTCCTGCAACTCCGACAGCTTGGCTTCGACCAGACGCAGTTCGCGCTGCGCCTCCGTCCGCGCGGTGTCGTTGATGGAGATGATCTGCAGCCGGGTTTCGCTGATGCGAAGCTTGGCACGCGCGAGCGTCGCCTCGATCTCGCCGCGCTCGCCGAGCAGCCGCGCCCATTCCCGGTTGATGTTGAAGACCTTGGAGCCGTCGATATAGCCCTTCTGGAAGAGCCCGAGAAATTTCGTACGCTCCATCTCGACGAGCCTGAGCTCCTCGGATTTGGCGACCTGGCGCGCTTGCAGCCCCTTGATCTCCTCTCCTAACTGGACGATGCCGATCTCGAGCTGCTCCTTGCGGCTTTCCCGATTGGTTCGGTTGCCCTCGAACAAACGCGTCTCACCCTTGATGATCTCGGCGGCCTCCTCGGAAAAGGCAGCGAGATCGGAAGGGAAAGCGACCTTGTCGAAACCGTCACGCTCGGCGACCAGCCTGGCGCCGCGGGCAAGATGCTCCGCCAACTGGGAGCGGACAATCGACAGCTCCGCACGGGTCTGGACGTCCTCGAGCTGGAACAGAACCTGGCCCTCGCTAACGTTGTCGCCCTGCCTGACCGCGATCGACCGGATGATGCCGCCGTCGCGATGCTGTACCTCCTTGAGGTTCTGGTCGACCTTGACCATTCCCTGGCCGAGAACCGCGCCATTGAGATTGGCCGAGACGGCCCAACCACCGAATCCGAACACGAGCAGCAATGCCAGCGCCATGCCGGAGGCAATGTGCGCACCGAGGCCGAAATCGGCCCGCCGTTCAGCCGCGCTGGCGCCCTTCTGTGCCTTGGCGAAGAGCTTGGCGTCGAAATTTTGGGCATTCATGACACGAACCCTCCCGGCGCCATAGCGAGCGGCGACCACACCACGCTAGATCAGTAGTAATACAATTTGTGAGCACCATAGATTTCGATCGAGAAGTCCTTTTCGTCCTGCTGCGCGACGAAGACATCGACAAAGGTCCTGTCGTCCTCCCCGACCTTTTCGATGCGGAAGCGGAACGGGCGTCGGTCCTCGTCGGTGCCGTTGTAGGTTTCGTTGAACGGGTCGATCTCGGTTCCGCCGGCCTCGGCGTCGGAATGGACCTGGTATTGCTTGACGATGATGCGGTCGCCCTCCTCGAGATCGAGGATCTGGTGGATCAGGTCGTTGTCGGCGGAGGCGGGCACGTCGAATTCGAACCGGTCCTCGCCCTCGCCACCCGTCACCGTCGCGCCCTTCGCCCCCACGATGAAGTGATCGTTTCCCTTGCCGCCGATCAACGCTTCGAAATCGAGAACCGTGTCCTCCCCGATCTCAATGCCCACGGCCTTGTTCTCCGTCAGGTCGACGGTTACGCCATCGCTCGTCTGGGACAGATCGAGGGTGTCATGCCCCTCATCGCCATCGAGGCAATCGTCGTGCTGATCTGGTGAGGAAATAACGACATCGTCGCCCGATCCAGCCCTTACTGTATCGCAGCCCTCTCCTCCGTCGAGCCTGTCGTTCCCCTTCCCGCCCTCGACGACGTCATCGCCTTTCCCTGCGCGGACAACGTCGTCGCCATCGCCGCCATCGACCTCGTCGTCGCCTTCCCCGGCTTTGACGACATCGTCCCCGTCCCCTGCATCGATCTCGTCGTCGCCTTGCCCAGCATCGATGACATCATCGCCATCGCCGCCCTCGACCTCGTCGTCGCCTTGCCCGGCATCCATGACATCATCACCATCGCCGCCCTCGACCTCGTCGTCGCCTTCCCCGGCATCGATGACATCATCGCCATCGCCGCCTTCGACCTCGTCGTCGCCTTCCCCGGCTTTGACGACATCGTCCCCGTCCCCTGCGTCGATCTCGTCGTCGCCTTGTCCGGCATCGATGATATCATCGCCATCGCCACCCTCGACCTCGTCGTCGCCGGCGCCGGCGAGCAAGGTGTCGTTCCCTTCGCCGCCATCGGCGCGGTCGTCGCCCTCACCGACATCGACGAGGTCGTCGCCTCGGCGACCGACGAGAACGTCGTTACCGGACCCGCCCGAAAGCGTGTCGTCACCGTCGCCCCCGTCCAGACGATCGTCCCCCGCCTCGCCGAAGAGGGTGTCGTCGCCGTCCTCGCCGAACAGAAGGTCGGCTCCTGCTCCCGCCTTCGCGACGTCGTCGCCCCCGCCGAGCCGCACGACATCGCGTCCGGCGCCGAGCTGAACCAGTTCGACGCCGGCGCCGCCGAGTACCGTATTATTGCCACCGGCGGCACTGACGCGGTTCAGGCCGTTCCCGACCGAGATGACGTTATCGCCCGATCCGCCATCGATCTCGCTGTCGCCATCGCTGGTCGCGATGATGTCGTCGCCGGGACCGCCCGAGATGACGTTGTCGCCAGGGCCGCTGCGGATATGGTCGTTGCCCGGACCGCCATGCAGCTCGTTGTCGCCGGCCCCGCCGTCGATCGCATCGTCGCCGGCTTCGCCGAGGATCGTGTCGTCGCCGTCGCCGCCCGAGAGCTCGTCGTTCCCCAGGCCGCCGACGAGAAGATCGTCGCCAGCTTCGCCGAACAGGCGGTCGTCGCCGTCCTCGCCATAGAGGCGGTCATTGCCGGCGCCACCGAAAAGGACGTCCATGCCGGTGCCGCCATAGACGACGTCGTTACCGGTGCCGGCATAGACGATATCGTTGCCGGCACCCACTATGATGTGGTCGTCGCCCGCGCCGCCGTGCAGGATATCGTTGCCGGCCCGCGCATCGACCGTGTCGTTCCCATCGCCGGCCCTGATCAGGTCGGCGCAATCTGTGCCGGTGAGCACGTCGTCGCCGGCGGTGCCGTCCAGCTCCAGGATTTCGACTACCCGGAGCATCGCGACCTGCGAGACGGTCGCGGTGCCATCGGTCACGCCGTAGCTCACGAAGACGGGGCCGTAGTATCCGGCGGCCGGCCTATATTGCCAGCCGCCCTCGGTCAGCTCGATCGTGCCCGACGACACCTGCAGGTTGCGGACCGTCAGCGGATCGGCGTCGGCATCCGACGCGCCCACCAGCAAGCCCGCCGCTGTCAGCAGCAACGTCTGACAGGCACCGATCTCGCCAAGCTGGACCGATCTCGCCAGGCGCGGGGATCGGTTACGCGCCGTCGGATCCTGCGGTCCAACCGGATCGGGATCGGGCCGGTCGGGAGGATCATACGGTTTGGGAACGACGATCACCGGGTTGAAAGGCGCCACGACGACCGGCAGCCGCGCGCCGCCCCCCTCGATCGGGACAAGATGGGGGCTGCTCGACACGCTCGCGCCACCGATCGTCTGCGAGCCCTCCGCGGTAAAACGGTTGTCGTTGCTGACCCGGTCCACGCCGAATTCGATGGTTTCCCGCACGAAGGGCTGCAGGGGTAGCTGCTCATAGTCGATCGGCGGCGAGTCGATGCCAAGGAAATCCGCCAGCCCCGGCACCGGATCGCTCGCCGCGCCCGAGCCGAGTTCGTGGTCGCTCTTGTCGTTGGAAAACGAACCGGTTTCGTCCGGATCGCTCTGGGGCGCCGCCTCGCCGACTGGCAGTGGCGTGGCCGCACTGTCAACCGGGCCTGGTTCCGGTTCGGCCTGCGTCGAGGTCAGCGAGCGCAGATAGGCGGCGACCGCCAGAACGATCACCGCGAGAGCGGCCGGCCAGCGTGACGGCGCGGGCTCTTCCTGCGCCTTCCGGTAGATTTCCTCGGCTGAGGGTGCGGAGTGCTGAGTGGGCTTGAGCGCCTTAACCTCGATCATACTGTCACCCTCCTGAGCGGACCGGCGCCCGCATCGATCCCGCTGGCGGCGGGCAGGCGTGGTTCGACCGGAACATCGGTCCCGGCGGGTGCGGGCTGCTTCTGTACGGGGTTGAGGATGGTGTCCCTGGCACCGAAGCCAGTAAGCTTGCCGCCCTGCACGACGCCGAGCAAATCGACCGCGACAAGTGCGCTCGGCCGGTGGGCGACTATGATCGCGATGCCGCCGCGCGCCTTGATCCCTTCTATCGCCCTCGTCAGGGCCGCCTCGCCCTCACTGTCGAGGTTGGAGTTCGGCTCATCCAGCACGACCAGGAAGGGATTGCCGTAGAGCGCGCGGGCCAGGCCAATGCGCTGGCGCTGGCCGGCCGAAAGCGCGGTGCCCTGCGGGCCGAGCTGCGTCTGATACCCTTCCGGCAGCTTCACGATCATATCGTGGATGCCGGCTGCGGTCGCTGCGGCCACGATGGCCGCCGGGTCGAGATCGGGCGCAAGCCGCGAGATGTTATCGCCGATGCTGGCGTCGAGCAGGCTCACCTCCTGCGGCAGATAGCCGAGATGGCGGCCGATCGCTTCCTCGGGCCATTGCTCCAGATTCGCGCCGTCGAGCCGAACCGAGCCGCGCAGGCACGGCCAGATGCCGGTGAGCGCGCGAACCAGGGTGGTCTTGCCGCCGCCGCTGAGGCCGATGATGCCAAGTGCCTTGCCCGCGGCCAGCTCGAAACTGACCTCGCTCAGCAGTACCTGGCCGGATCCCGGCGCGGCGACCGTGATGCGATCGACCCCGAGGGATCGGTGCGGTGCGGGGAGCTCCATCGGCTC
This window encodes:
- a CDS encoding HlyD family type I secretion periplasmic adaptor subunit, encoding MNAQNFDAKLFAKAQKGASAAERRADFGLGAHIASGMALALLLVFGFGGWAVSANLNGAVLGQGMVKVDQNLKEVQHRDGGIIRSIAVRQGDNVSEGQVLFQLEDVQTRAELSIVRSQLAEHLARGARLVAERDGFDKVAFPSDLAAFSEEAAEIIKGETRLFEGNRTNRESRKEQLEIGIVQLGEEIKGLQARQVAKSEELRLVEMERTKFLGLFQKGYIDGSKVFNINREWARLLGERGEIEATLARAKLRISETRLQIISINDTARTEAQRELRLVEAKLSELQDRRVAGEDRLSRTEIRSPIAGTVNEMTIFTIGGVITPAARLATIVPTGTKLTIEVRIAPADIDQVKPGQAARLRFSAFNRNTTPEIPGRVSHVSPATTKDAATGQNYYTCEVQIEGDIAVLGDRKLLPGMPVEVMITTEERKALSFLTKPFTDHASRMFLER
- a CDS encoding type II toxin-antitoxin system HipA family toxin translates to MTSEQRYAEAYVWAWLPGQTQPVVAGRLAREGSNFLFNYGRSYLAREDAVSLYAPELPLRAGVLPLPAGLSMPNCLRDAAPDAWGRRVIINRRLGAKGGAADTADLDELIYLLDSGSDKVGGLDFQISASRYVPRSASAAPLEELLNAARLVEEGVPLPPELDAALLHGSSIGGARPKALIDDGDEKYIAKFSSQTDVYSVVKAEFIAMRLAALVGIDTAPVRLAHVAGKDVLLIRRFDRRKINAGWERLAMVSALTLLGLDEMMARYASYQELATIIRHRFTDPKPTLRELFSRLTFNILCGNTDDHARNHAAFWNGSTLSLTPAYDICPQGRTGREASQAMLIDGNRRFSQIAMCLDAAPSFLLSREEATAIAATQISTIKEQWQAVCDEATLSVVDRELFWRRQFLNPFAFDGAPETLNNLAH
- a CDS encoding helix-turn-helix transcriptional regulator, yielding MAKPVTRAYSSYSHDALKLLAQMIRRARIERKLTTQELADRAGISRGLVQRIERGDPGSAIGAVFEIAAIIGVRLFDADQPTMAAHLSANNAMLALLPKSVRPSGKVKDDF
- a CDS encoding calcium-binding protein, which produces MIVLAVAAYLRSLTSTQAEPEPGPVDSAATPLPVGEAAPQSDPDETGSFSNDKSDHELGSGAASDPVPGLADFLGIDSPPIDYEQLPLQPFVRETIEFGVDRVSNDNRFTAEGSQTIGGASVSSSPHLVPIEGGGARLPVVVAPFNPVIVVPKPYDPPDRPDPDPVGPQDPTARNRSPRLARSVQLGEIGACQTLLLTAAGLLVGASDADADPLTVRNLQVSSGTIELTEGGWQYRPAAGYYGPVFVSYGVTDGTATVSQVAMLRVVEILELDGTAGDDVLTGTDCADLIRAGDGNDTVDARAGNDILHGGAGDDHIIVGAGNDIVYAGTGNDVVYGGTGMDVLFGGAGNDRLYGEDGDDRLFGEAGDDLLVGGLGNDELSGGDGDDTILGEAGDDAIDGGAGDNELHGGPGNDHIRSGPGDNVISGGPGDDIIATSDGDSEIDGGSGDNVISVGNGLNRVSAAGGNNTVLGGAGVELVQLGAGRDVVRLGGGDDVAKAGAGADLLFGEDGDDTLFGEAGDDRLDGGDGDDTLSGGSGNDVLVGRRGDDLVDVGEGDDRADGGEGNDTLLAGAGDDEVEGGDGDDIIDAGQGDDEIDAGDGDDVVKAGEGDDEVEGGDGDDVIDAGEGDDEVEGGDGDDVMDAGQGDDEVEGGDGDDVIDAGQGDDEIDAGDGDDVVKAGEGDDEVDGGDGDDVVRAGKGDDVVEGGKGNDRLDGGEGCDTVRAGSGDDVVISSPDQHDDCLDGDEGHDTLDLSQTSDGVTVDLTENKAVGIEIGEDTVLDFEALIGGKGNDHFIVGAKGATVTGGEGEDRFEFDVPASADNDLIHQILDLEEGDRIIVKQYQVHSDAEAGGTEIDPFNETYNGTDEDRRPFRFRIEKVGEDDRTFVDVFVAQQDEKDFSIEIYGAHKLYYY